In Mucilaginibacter auburnensis, the genomic stretch ATGCACAACGGACACCGCTTCCACATGGAATGATATTCGGCACCAAACCTGATACAAGTGTAGTTTTAGATGCAGCTAAACTGGATAGCTCAATGGATAGAAGAAACCGTATCTCTACCATAATTAAAGGCCGCGTTTTAAGAGTTACTGACACTCAAAATGGCTGGTTTGAAATGGAGGCCGGCAAGGGCAAGCTTATCTCTGCGCGTTTTAAAAATGACGGCATCAAGCTACCCTCCGCGTTAAAAGGGCGCGTGGTTATTATACAAGGTATAGCTGCCCGAAAAATGGAAGCAGTTAACGGCAAACCTGCAGGCACTGTGGTAAAAAATGTTAAAGACCCTGAAAAAACCAGAGACGGTACTATTCCGCTTATTTTTGAAGTTGCGGGGCTCATGGTTTACCAGTAGCTATCATTATAACTCGTATTAAATCAGTACATATTTGTTTAAAAAGCAGATGCTTACCGTTATTTTTATCAAATAAGCCATTGATTTTTTATGTGCTTTTTATAACTTGCCCATCCCTAGTTAAAAAAGCAAATGAAGTTAAAGTCCCGAGACGTTAGCACTGTCATCATTATAAATAAAAGTGACGCAGCAACCAAAACGCTGCAGGTAAAAACAAAGCATATAAGCAGGTTAAAGTATTACGCACTGGGTTTGTTCAGCATAATATCCCTGCTTATACTCACCATTTTTATACAGCAAAAACAAAGCGCACAGCATGAACTGGAACGCCAGCAACTGCTATCACAGATAAGCAATTTGAAAGGTCAGATACCCGAAACGGTCAAAAAAACTGAAGAAGACCACGAAGCACAAAGCTACGTTCAGGCTATTGAAGGAAAGCTGAAAAAGATCAACGATTATTTAAGAAAACGCGGTTTGAAAAGCTTTACTGCGCCTGCCATGGGTGGCAACGGGAATGCCGACACTGCTTTATCTGACAAGGAAGTTTATATGGCTTATGATAGCTATTTGAATAGCGTTGTAAATGCAGTGGCCTTCACACCTATGGGCTACCCGCGTATCAGCGCTTTTACATCAAGGTTTGGCTACAGGAGTGATCCTTTTAGCAGCGGCCGTGCAGAATACCACCCCGGTATTGACTTTAAAGGCAATTATGGCGACGGCGTAAAATGCACCGCCAATGGCCGTGTTGTTGCAGCAGGATGGGCAGGCGGTTATGGCAACTGCGTACGTGTTAAGCATAATAATGGTTACGAAACGCTGTATGGTCACCTGTCGCGCATTACGGTGAAGGTTGGACAAAAGGTTAGCGTTGGCGATAAAGTTGGTCAGGTTGGCTCAACCGGCCGGTCAACGGGGGCACATTTACATTACGAGGTTAGACTAAATGGAAAACCGGTGAACCCAACCAGGTTTTTAACGCTGAATAACTAATGGGGCTTTTAAAAAAGAACACAGAAGCCGCCATTTACAAGCAAACCGTAACTACCCTGATAAGCGAGGGTTCGGTTGTTAGTGGTAGCTTAACAGCGAAGGCCTTTGCCCGCATAGACGGCCACATAAAAGGCGATGTTGAAATATCCGAAGGGATAATATTAGGTAAACATGGCAGCATTGATGGCCATGTACGTACCAAAGAAATGGTTGTGCATGGTAAGGTTAACGGCAACATTACGGTCAACTCCATTGAAATTGGCGCCACCGGCGTTGTAACCGGCGATATCACTACTGCTTCTTTATCTGTTGAAACGGGTGGTGTTTACAACGGCAGGCTGGTTATGCATACCTAATCGTCATAAATGTGTAGTGAAAATCAAAGCATTTCACTTTCACGGGGGAATACTGTATTTTTGCATTTCAAAAAATTGAAACGCTATGTCATCAGTAGAGACCGCTTACACCAAATACAAAGTTAAAGACTTTTCGCTTGCAGAATGGGGCCGCAAAGAAATTGAATTAGCCGAAGCAGAAATGCCGGGCTTAATGGCCCTTCGTAAAGAATTTGGTGCATCAAAACCATTAAAAGGAGCGCGCATTGCAGGCTGTCTGCACATGACCATCCAAACCGCAGTATTAATTGAAACGCTTGTTGAACTGGGTGCAGAAGTTACCTGGTCATCATGTAATATATTCTCAACACAAGACCACGCCGCTGCTGCTATTGCTGCTGCCGGTATTTCTGTTTACGCCTGGAAGGGCATGAATGCCGAAGAGTTTGACTGGTGCATTGAGCAAACGCTTTTCTTTGGCGAAGACCGCCAGCCGTTAAACATGATCTTAGATGACGGTGGCGACTTAACCAATATGGTGTTAGACCGTTACCCTGAGCTGGTTGCCGGCATCAGAGGCATCTCTGAAGAAACTACTACCGGTGTACACCGCTTATACGAGCGTGTTAAAGCCGGTACTTTACCAATGCCTGCCATCAACATTAACGACTCGGTTACCAAATCAAAATTTGATAATAAATATGGCTGCCGCGAGTCATTGGTTGACGCTATCCGTCGTGCAACTGATGTGATGATGGCCGGTAAAGTAGGTGTTGTTTGCGGTTATGGCGACGTAGGTAAAGGCAGCGCCGACTCATTACGCAACGCAGGTGTACGTGTTATTGTAACCGAAATTGACCCTATCTGCGCTTTACAGGCAGCTATGGAAGGCTATGAGGTTAAAAAATTAAGCACCGCTATTGCTGAGGCCGATATAGTAGTTACTGCTACAGGCAACAAAAACATCGTTCGTGAGGAGCATTTCCGCGCGCTTAAAGACAAAGCTATTGTTTGTAACATAGGTCACTTTGATAATGAAATTGACATGGCCTGGTTAAACGGTGCTTATGGCAACACCAAAATTGAAATTAAGCCACAGGTTGACAAATATACCATTGAAGGTAAAGACGTAATTGTATTAGCCGAAGGCCGTTTAGTTAACTTAGGTTGTGCAACCGGTCACCCAAGCTTTGTAATGAGTAACTCATTCACCAACCAAACGTTGGCACAATTAGAGCTTTGGACCAATACCGACAAATACGAAAACCAGGTTTATGTGTTGCCTAAACACCTTGATGAAAAAGTTGCACGCCTGCACCTGGCTAAAATTGGTGTTGAGCTTGACGTTTTAGATCAAGATCAGGCAGATTACATTGGCGTACCGGTTGAAGGTCCGTTTAAACCGGAATACTACCGCTATTAATATAAGGTAAAAGGCGAAAGCTAAAAGGTTAAAGGCTCGATGTATATCGGGCCTTTTTTGTTGGGTGTCCGTCCGTTTTGTACTTTACCTCCTGACCGACTTATAGGCCATTGCCGTTGGCAATCCGTCTAAACTGATCCTGTTTTTTTCTCGCTTGTACTTCTCTAAACCTTCGGGTCCTTTATTTTCGGCCCATTTGTAGGCATGGTCACGTTCTCCGGTATGCTTATAAAGCGGCACACTAAAGCCGCATGACGTTTGCACCATAGTAATATCTGCCACAATAATTTGTCGGGTAAAGGGCAGCAGATCAAAATGCTGAGAAAGTTCAGACCAGTCGGCATCGCCTGGTAACACTGTTCTGCCGGTGCCATACAACCTCAGTATAAGCGGCGGGCCGTCAAAGGCACAAAACATAAACGTTACGCGTCCATTTTCTAACAGGTGCGCCGATGTCTCATTGCCACTTCCCACAATATCCATATAGGCAACCTGGTTAGCGCTCAACACCCGGAAGCAATCCAAGCCTTTTGGCGATAAATTGATATGCCCATTGGCCGCTAATGGTGCTGAACTCACAAAAAACATTTTTTGTTTGGCCATGAACTCCGCGTGCTTTTCTTCAATTTGATTGTAAAACTTTCCCATGGTTGATGAAGTATTAAACCATAAGTTATAAATAATTCCCTACATTTGCAATTCATCAGATGATATGTTGATTATGGAAATATTCATCGCTAAACGTTCATTGGCCGAGCAGGTAGCCGGTAAACTGCAGGAGCAGATATCGCTCGGGAAATACCAGGTGAATGAAAAACTACCCATTGAACCCGAACTCATGAAGATGTTCGGTGTGGGCCGCTCTACCATTAGGGAAGCTATAAAGGTGTTGGCTAATTCGGGTTTGGTGCGCGTACAGCAAGGTGCAGGCACTTTTGTGGCAGATGCCATCGCAGGTAAAGAACCCTTTGAGCAGCGCCTTAAACGCGCTAACAATACTGACCTTAACGAGGTGCGTGAGCTAATTGAAATGAAAATAGCCGAAAAAGCCGCCCAAAACCGGTCTGATAAAGATGTGGAAGAGATAAGCAAACACCTCCGTAACAGAAAAGAAGCTGCCGAAAGCGGTTTAATGAGGGAGTGTATTGAGGCCGATATCAGCTTTCACCTCGCTATTGCGCAGGCATCTAAGAATGAGATACTGGCAGACTTATACCGCTCGGTGGCTAATCATCTTAAAAACTGGTTCCTTGATTTTTATGTTGATACCAGCGCCTTTAAACGCACCTATCACCTGCACGAAGAATTGCTTAACAACATTATAAAACAGGATGCTAAAGCGGCATGGAATACCGCCGCCGAAATTGTTGCACCCAAAAGTTATTGATCATTTACCATCAGCCTTAAAAGGCTAATTATAAATATATATGGCTACCATTACCACCACCAATACCGATAGCAAACAAGCTGTACAGCAAACGGTATTTTCTATTTTGTTTACCATCAGCGCAGCACACTTTATAAATGACGTGCTGCAATCAGTTATCCCATCTGTATACCCTATGTTCAAGGCTAAATACAATTTAACCTTCGCGCAGATCGGGCTAATTACCCTAACCAACCAACTCACCGCCTCGTTATTGCAACCTATAGTAGGAAATTATACCGACAGAAAGCCACGTCCGTATTCATTGGCTATCGGCATGTGCTTTACATTAGTGGGTCTCTTGTCACTATCAATGGTATCAGGGTTTATCCATATCCTCATGTCGGTTGCATTGGTAGGTATAGGTTCATCTATCTTCCATCCGGAGGCCTCAAGAGTGGCTCACCTGGCATCGGGCGGTAAAAAGGGTTTGGCGCAGTCTATATTTCAATTAGGCGGAAATGCAGGAAGTGCCATCGGTCCGCTGGCTGCGGCTATTATTGTTATACCCAGAGGACAATCTAACATCATATGGTTCTGCTTGCTGGCTATTGCGGGCATCATCATATTAGCTCGTATTGCCAAATGGTATCAAGCGCGTATTGCCGACAGGGTAAAGAAAAAATATGAGTCGTCGGGCGATATTAATCCGGCCTTGTCTAAACAAAGGGTAATATGGTCATTGATCATTTTGCTGGTGTTGGTATTCTCCAAATACTTTTACATGGCCAGCATGACCAGCTATTATACCTTCTTTTTGATAGATAAGTTCCACTTAACCATACAGCAATCACAGATCTATCTGTTTACGTTTCTTGGCTCAGTAGCAGCAGGCACCTTATTTGGCGGCCCATTGGGCGATCGCTTTGGCCGTAAATACATCATCTGGATATCTATATTAGGAGTAGCGCCATTTACATTAATGTTGCCTTATGCATCGCTGTTTTGGACAGGCGTATTATCAGCCATAATTGGCTTTATTCTGGCATCTGCATTCTCGGCCATTTTGGTTTATGCTACCGAGTTGGTACCGGGTAAAGTAGGTATGATAGCAGGATTGTTCTTCGGCCTGGCGTTTGGTATGGGCGGTTTAGGTTCGGCGCTTTTAGGTAAACTGGCTGACGCTACCAGTATTAACTACGTGTTCAGGGTTTGTGCATTTTTACCGCTGATAGGCATACTAACAAGCTTGCTGCCGAATATTGAGGGGAAGAAGGCGTAAGCAAGCCCGTCCGACCGTCCGAAAGCGTTCGGTATTCTGAGCGGACGGACACCATGCACCACCCCGTCATTGCGAGGCACGAAGCAATCCCGAACTGGATAGGTAGCCCGCATGTTCATACGTTTGGCAATGTGTACAACTATCAGCGGATTGTCGCTCAGGGATTGCTTCGTGCCTCGCAATGACGTGTTGGGTTGATTGACGCAGTTTTCACCCTCCGTCCGAAAGCGTTCGGTATCCTGAGCGGACGGACATCTATATAAAAAGAAAACCCGCTCTGATCAACAAAGCGGGTTTTTCTTTTTATCTGGGGATGTCTTATTTCTTGAAATCAACCACTGCGAAGTAAGCCGGTTTACGCTCTAAGTTAACACCAAATAACAACGGGTAAGCTTTTAAACGCGGACCGCCAAAACCTCTTGGTGGGCCACCTGCCGGAGGACCGCCAGCCGGACGAGCGCCTGCCTGTGGTGCACCTGCCGGAGGGCCACCTGCCGGTGGAGCACCTTGCGGACGTGGGCCTTGACCAGGAGCCGCTTGTGTTGCTGCTGCGCCACCTGCTAAGCTGTTACGGCCATCTAACCAGCTGCCGCGATCTGCCACGTTCCAGAAAGTTACGTTGTTCAAGTATTTCTTGTTCTCGCGGAAGATCTCGAAGATCTCTTTATAACGCGCTGTTTGACGTGCTGACATTTCAGGAGTGTAAGCAGCAATGGTATCAGGCGTTTCACCAGGTTTAGTTGGCCTGCGCACGGTTACGTCAAGCTCAGTTACTTGTAATTTGACACCTAACGAAGCATATTTTGCAAATGCTGCTCTGATATCGTCTGTTGATGGTGTTTCAACCTTCCAGTGGCACTGTAAGCCAATACCGGTAATTGGAATTTTTTTATCTAACAGGCTTTTAACCAGCTTATAAATTTTGTCGCGTTTAGTTGGGTTACTTTCGTTGTAGTCATTATAGTATAACTCCACTTTCGGGTCGGCCTCATGTGCGTAGGTAAATGCAGCAGGAATAAAGTCATCGCCAGCAATTTGATACCAAAGCGAGTTGCGCATAAACACATCCTCTTTATCATCAATAGCCTCATTTACCACATCCCATGCGTAAATTTTGCCTTTATAACGATTTACAACAGTTGTAATATGTGTTTTTAAGCGGCTTAAAAGTACTTCTTTGCTTACATTCTGGCCGGTTAGGCTGTCTTTGAACATCCATGCGCCAACTTGAGTGTGCCATAGTAGGTTGTGCCCACGTATTTTGATGCCGTTCTTAACAGCGAAGTCAACAATTTTGTCGGCGTTTTCCCAGTTCCAAACATGTTCAGATGGGTGAACCGACACCATTTTCATGTCATTTTCAGGCGTAATGCTGTTAAACTCTTTTTTGATCAGCTCGGTCTCGTCGCCACCGGATGTGTTGCGCACATTAACAGCAACGCCAATTGAGAAATAATCTTTGTAATAATCTTTCAGGCCTTTTTCAGCCAAAAAAGCGCTGATAGCGCCATCCTTTTTTACAGCTGGCTTAGGGTCAACCCATTGTACAGCAACAATGGCCGAGCCCAGCGCTAACGCTACAACAGCGTTTTTTGCATGTCGTTTTTTGACAGCGCTTAATGAACGATACAGATTAGACATAATGGTAATGTTTTGTTTATAAAGGTGAATTAAAGTGCTAAATGGTATTGGTTTGCAAAAATGGCGTATTTACGCTCAATTTATAAGCTAATGAAAGAACTTTAGCTGTGAAATATGGCAACGTCACAAATAGTTTACAAAAGCTTAAGCTATTATTTTAATTAGCTTTTAACAGCTGTTTTGGGTACAGCAATGCGTTGTGCGCTGTAAATGCCTGAACTGCCACTACAATAGTAAGCCGTAAAGCAAGCTACAGCAAAAAACAGCACATACTCGCCACCGAATAATTCAACGCCCATCAAAGTACAGGCTAACGGCGTGTTGGTAGCGCCTGCAAAAACGGCTATAAAACCTAAAGCGGCAAACAAGCTTACAGGGGCATCCATTAATAAAGAAAGTGTATTACCTAAAGTAGCGCCTATGTAGAACAGGGGGGTAACCTCGCCCCCTTTAAAACCTGTACCCAATGTAACGGCGGTATAAATGGTTTTCCATAACCAGCTCCAGGTATCAGCGCCGCCATTAGCAAAGGCAGATGGGATGGTAATTGCACCCGGATATTCCGCATCAACGCCTAAGCTTAAATAATCTGGCTTGCCATTTATAAACGTAAGGGCAATAATAATAATGCCACCAATAACAGGAATAAGCCATTCAATTTTAATGAGCTTGGTCATGGTTGCTTTTACCGAATGAACCGCTGTTGCAAAAAGACGCGACGCTAAACCGAATGCTACCGATGCTATGATCACCTTTAACAGCAGTATTGAATCGAAAGTAAAGTAGCCTACCGCCTTTGGAATGATGTCGATATGGTAAGCCGTGTGATGGATACCCCATGCGCTTACAGTCATGTCGCCAACTATGGCCGCTACAAGGCAGGCTAATAATGCATCGTATTGTATACGGCCAATGGTTAATACTTCCAGGGCAAATATAGCACCGGCCAATGGCGTACCGAATACTGCGCCAAAGCCGGCGGCTATTCCGGCAGTGAGCATAATGCGGGTGTCTATAGCATTTAACTTAAAAAGCTTGCTGAAAAACTGTGCTATGCTTCCGCCAATTTGCACTGCCGTACCCTCGCGCCCTGCCGAACCACCAAAGAGATGGGTTATTACAGTAGCAGCTAATACCAGTGGAGCCATGCGTTTAGGCACACCACCGCCCGGCGTATGGATCTCGTCCATGATCAGGTTATTACCACGTTCTGCATTGGCGCCCCAGGCTTTATAAACGTACCAAATGGCCACACCTGCAACAGGCAGCGCATACAATAAGTAAGGGTGTGTAAACCTGAAACTGATGGCCCAGTGCAACAGCCACAAAAACAAGGCTACCATGCTGCCTATAGCAATAGCCATAGGTATAACATACGCAGCGTTGCGTAAAAGGTATTTAAAAGATATCAGTTTAACGGAAGGTAAAAGTTTCGAAAAGGTGCTCATCGCCTACAAAAAATATTTACAGCATTGCTTCACAGCAAAACCATGTAATAAAATAATTTGCAGGCGCCATCAGCTTTTTAAGGCGGTTCAGTCGGAAGACACCATTTCCGTAGAAGTAAATATATAAAAATTAATTGGCTGTTATAGTTGTCTTAAAATTTTTAACAGCGCGTACAATGCCCTGTACAATTTCATTCTGACCATCGTCTGATGCCAGGTATTTTTCCTCTTCAGGGTTGTTAATAAATCCGGTTTCAACCAATACCGCGGGCATAGCACTATGGGCAAGCACCAGTACGCCCTGCTCTTTTACACCAATGCTCTGCCTGCCATCGCTCTTAAATTCCTTGTTCAGGAAATCGCCAAACAGGATGCTATATTTGCGGTACTTTTGCAGGTAAGCGTTTAGCACAATGCGGTTGATAGGGTCAGCAGCATCATAGGTTTTATATTTTTCCTTGTAATCCTTTTCCTGATAGATAGAAGCATTCTCCATTATGGCCTCCCGCTGTTCGGCAACACGGTGGTAGCCGTACACCAGCATCATTACGCCTTTGCGTCGTCCCGGCTTTTCAGGAGAGGAGTTACAGTGGATGGATATAAACAGGTTACCTTCATTCTTATTGGCTATCTCCGACCGACGGTTCAACTCAATAAATGTATCATCAGAGCGTGTCATTACCACGGTTATGCCCGGCATTTGGGCCTTAATGGCATCCCGTAGTTTTTTGGCAATAGCTAAGGCAACTGTTTTCTCGTTAGCACTTGCGCCATGCGCACCCGGATCTTTTCCCCCGTGACCGGCATCAATTACAATGGTTTTAAACTTAAAGCCCGATGTAGGAGTACTGTTTTTGCTGCTATCCTGATATGTAAATGAGCTAAGCGAAATATACGCTATAGAAAGTATAAAGCTCAGCAGGCCGGTTTTTAAACGGGTATACGGTTTCTTCATTAAGAATAGTTTGTTTTGGCTACAAATAAGACCGGAAAAAGTTCTGAAAGTTTAGCTGCATTTAGGGCAAAGGCCTGTTGCGGTAAAATTAAAGCTCTCCAGTTTAAAGCCCGGCGGAAGGGTGATCTGAGGGAAATCATGATCATCTAAACAGTAAACATTATTGCAGTTGGTACAATTAAAGTGCAGGTGCTCATCCCGGTGGTCATGCTCATCACAGTCAGACGAGCACAGGGCATAATTAGCTGTTCCGTTAAGGTCAAATACTTTATGGATGATGCCTTTCTCTTCAAATGCGCTTAAAATACGGTACAGGGTTACACGGTCAACATTGCCTATCACACTTTCAAGGTCGGGCTGAGAGGTAGCAACATTTTTTTGTGAAAGCATAGATAACACCCTTAAGCGTGGTTCGGTACGTTTAAGGTTATGTTTTTTAAGCAAATGCTCAAAATGCTGTTCGCTGTTGTGTGTATGTGCCATTGAGTTACCGTTAAATAAACAGAGCAACAAATTTACTAACAATACAATGTGATTAACAATAGTTTATGTTAATCATGCAGGTGCCCTGCATGCCTGCGGTGTTTCAGGTGAAAAAAATGAGTTTCGGTACTGCAGCTATCCACATATTTATAGTTTAAAAAGTGCGCCAGTGCTATGGTTAAACCACCCACCGGAACCACAATAGCTTCTATCCACCCGTGTAATAATGTATGCCCCGCAATTATTACAACAAACCCTCCCAACAACAACAGTAATGGCGCAGGGCGTTTATGTGTACGAAAGTAGGACAAGAAAATGGATGATACGCCTAACAATAAAGCCAGCAATATCATTCCCCATTCAAAAAGCGGATGCGTTAAAAAGCCTAACCCGGCCAATGGCAAAAAGGTAAGCATCAGCGGTACTACCGCGCAATGAAGCGCGCATAGCGTTGATGCGGTTATACCTATCCGGTCAAGTCGGGAACTGCGTTTTTTTGCCGTCACACCACAAATATACACAAATGCAATGTAGTTGCATTTTATTTTTTTATGATGATATTGAAATGACGTAGGGATATAATAAAAGTATAATCAGTTATATTTGTTTAAACCTGTAACTTTGCAGAGAAACAATCGTATACAACTAACAGGAGTATAACTTTTTTAAATCCCGATACGTATAACAAAGCATGAGTACCGATAATAAACCTGTAAGCATCTTATTAGTTGATGATGATGAGATAAATAATTTCATCTCTATCAAGCTGATAAAGAAGGCTGTTGAGAACACCGAAATATCGGCCTGTTTAAACGGCAGGTTTGCTATTGATGAGCTGTTGCAAATACAAAAACGAGATCCTAACGAATTGCCCGACTTTATTTTATTGGACATTAACATGCCGATAATGAACGGCTGGGAGTTTTTAGACGAGTACCGCCGACTGAATATTGACCCGGCAGGTAAAACCAAAATATTTATTATCTCATCGTCTGTTTTTAGTAACGACATCAATAAGGCTAAATCATACCCGCTGGTACAAAACTTTATCTCTAAACCTTTGAGCGTTGATAAGATAAAGGAAATGTTTGCAGTGTAAAGATATTACCTTGAAGCAGCTACACGTTTTGTAAGCGCCACAAAGTCATCCACGCTTAACCGTTCCGCGCGTAACTCCAAAGTAGCATCTTCGCCCATTTTCTCTTTGTTGATCAATGCCGATATAGCGTTGCGTAATGTTTTTCTACGTTGATTAAAGCCCGCTTTAACTATTTGCCAAAACAGTTTCTCATCACAATCCAGCGTCTCTTTTTCATTTCGTGTTAAACGTATAACAGCCGAGAGCACCTTAGGTGGCGGATTAAACACACCCGCTTTCACCGTAAACAGGTATTCAACCTTATAATAAGCTTGCAAAAACACACTTAAAATACCGTATTCTTTACTGCCGGGTTTGGCAGCGCAGCGCTCAGCGACTTCTTTTTGAAACATACCAACTATTTCAATAACCTGATGGCGGTTATCCAATATCTTAAAAAGTATTTGCGATGATATGTTGTAAGGAAAGTTGCCGATCACGGCCATCGGGCCGCTAAAGGCTGCGGCAAAATCCATTTCTAAAAAATCAGCGTTGATGAGCCTGTTGCCCAGCTCAGGGTACTTTTTTTTAAGAAACTCGTATGATTCTGTATCAATGTCTATCAAATGCACCTCATAGCCTTCGCGCTGCAGTAATATGTCTGACAGGATGCCCATGCCCGGGCCAACCTCCAGCACCTGGGTATACCTACCTTCGGGGCGCAGCGCATCCACAATTTTAGTGGCAATGTTTTTATCTGTTAAAAAATGCTGACCTAAATGCTTCTTCGCCCTAACTAATGACATATTACAGTATATATATT encodes the following:
- a CDS encoding Fur family transcriptional regulator; its protein translation is MAHTHNSEQHFEHLLKKHNLKRTEPRLRVLSMLSQKNVATSQPDLESVIGNVDRVTLYRILSAFEEKGIIHKVFDLNGTANYALCSSDCDEHDHRDEHLHFNCTNCNNVYCLDDHDFPQITLPPGFKLESFNFTATGLCPKCS
- the rsmA gene encoding 16S rRNA (adenine(1518)-N(6)/adenine(1519)-N(6))-dimethyltransferase RsmA encodes the protein MSLVRAKKHLGQHFLTDKNIATKIVDALRPEGRYTQVLEVGPGMGILSDILLQREGYEVHLIDIDTESYEFLKKKYPELGNRLINADFLEMDFAAAFSGPMAVIGNFPYNISSQILFKILDNRHQVIEIVGMFQKEVAERCAAKPGSKEYGILSVFLQAYYKVEYLFTVKAGVFNPPPKVLSAVIRLTRNEKETLDCDEKLFWQIVKAGFNQRRKTLRNAISALINKEKMGEDATLELRAERLSVDDFVALTKRVAASR
- a CDS encoding response regulator — its product is MSTDNKPVSILLVDDDEINNFISIKLIKKAVENTEISACLNGRFAIDELLQIQKRDPNELPDFILLDINMPIMNGWEFLDEYRRLNIDPAGKTKIFIISSSVFSNDINKAKSYPLVQNFISKPLSVDKIKEMFAV
- a CDS encoding MerC domain-containing protein, translating into MTAKKRSSRLDRIGITASTLCALHCAVVPLMLTFLPLAGLGFLTHPLFEWGMILLALLLGVSSIFLSYFRTHKRPAPLLLLLGGFVVIIAGHTLLHGWIEAIVVPVGGLTIALAHFLNYKYVDSCSTETHFFHLKHRRHAGHLHD